In one window of Gouania willdenowi chromosome 8, fGouWil2.1, whole genome shotgun sequence DNA:
- the rabep2 gene encoding rab GTPase-binding effector protein 2 isoform X1 produces MELSGEKTDSCSEDKEISLQAQLAECRAEVEHWQGVATICELSKQEELAELQTQCDQEIQSLQEALRETAAQYEARISILQSQPVEWRRATGHSLINGKKGRMDAEVTSNDSSTLPTATLTEGGALASMDRTQNPPGEQEAASEGEGPSLLTEGFFSLRNCDSASLSSFSLDTPSLPRRLHAQEDTDSLVSTGTLVPEAIYLPPAGHRLVTHSDWDALNTQLSELRGEVSRVQAEKEDLEKELDTQTNHTHKQVSMLQSQVQASESLLQDLQKSFSQSQNALQNRLAELSLSQKKMCTELSRLKGQDVEEETPEMSSAYSATLHGSHCEERLRIEIVNLREQLDTRTEENEVLEVQFSSLKVEMEKVQAQLDQSQAELLGCRTEMEALRVALAHVQGTNKSLSSDKAALQQQCLELRSQVISLRSQVDTSQAVQRDFVQLSQSLQVKLELIRQSESLEQVRNILEEQLGQVGSSAADIS; encoded by the exons ATGGAGCTGTCAGGGGAGAAGACGGACTCCTGCAGTGAGGATAAAG AGATCAGCCTGCAGGCCCAGCTAGCTGAGTGCCGAGCTGAGGTTGAACACTGGCAGGGTGTGGCCACGATCTGTGAGCTAAGCAAACAGGAGGAACTGGCAGAGCTGCAAACGCAATGTGATCAAGAGATTCAGTCGCTCCAGGAGGCTCTCagag agaCAGCAGCTCAGTACGAGGCCAGAATATCCATCCTTCAGTCTCAACCTGTGGAGTGGAGGAGAGCTACTGGTCACAGCTTG ATCAATGGAAAGAAAGGCAGGATGGATGCAGAAGTCACCTCTAATGACTCCTCAACATTGCCCACTGCCACACTGACTGAAGGCGGGGCTTTGGCGTCCATGGATAGGACGCAGAACCCCCCGGGGGAGCAGGAGGCTGCATCCGAGGGCGAGGGGCCTTCTCTTCTGACAGAGGGCTTTTTCTCTCTGCGTAACTGCGACTCAGCATCCTTGTCCTCCTTCTCCCTGGACACTCCGTCTTTGCCCAGAAGACTTCACGCACAGGAAGACACGGACTCCCTGGTTTCCACAGGAACGTTGGTGCCTGAAGCCATTTACCTGCCACCAGCTGGACACCGACTGGTCACGCACAGTGACTGGGATGCACTTAATACTCAG TTGTCGGAGCTGCGGGGAGAAGTGAGCCGCGTGCAGGCAGAGAAGGAGGATCTGGAGAAAGAGCTGGACACACAgaccaaccacacacacaaacag GTATCTATGCTCCAGTCTCAGGTGCAAGCATCAGAGAGCCTCCTTCAAGATTTACAGAAATcattcagccaatcacagaatGCTCTACAAAACCGCCTG GCAGAGTTGTCCTTGTCTCAGAAGAAGATGTGCACAGAGCTATCAAGACTGAAAGGACAAGACGTTGAAGAAGAAACACCAGAAATGAGCTCGGCCTACTCTGCAACCCTGCAT GGGTCGCACTGCGAGGAGCGTCTTCGTATTGAAATAGTCAACCTGAGGGAGCAGCTGGATACGCGGACAGAGGAGAACG AAGTGTTAGAGG TGCAGTTTTCCAGTTTGAAGGTGGAGATGGAGAAGGTCCAGGCTCAGTTGGACCAATCACAGGCTGAGCTGCTGGGTTGCCGCACTGAAATGGAGGCCCTGCGCGTGGCGCTCGCTCACGTACAGGGCACCAACAAATCCCTCAGCAGCGACAAA GCAGCCCTGCAGCAGCAGTGCCTCGAGCTGAGGAGCCAGGTGATCAGTCTGCGCTCTCAGGTGGACACCAGCCAGGCCGTGCAGAGGGACTTTGTTCAGCTCTCTCAGTCGCTGCAG GTGAAGCTGGAGTTGATCCGACAGTCAGAGAGTCTGGAGCAGGTCAGGAACATCTTAGAGGAGCAACTGGGCCAAGTGGGATCCTCAGCTGCTGACATTTCATGA
- the LOC114468374 gene encoding uncharacterized protein LOC114468374, translating into MSGKIKSRSAANAEALSGGASSDERILRDCHQLYADPSSGLITVAESVGVKLLPPRKKITVMLMGNHSAGKSSFINWYVEEHIQRTGVAIETQGFSFVTSGRKRESLTGNATLHLYPHFKPLQEFKGVSEYLSTEICTSRQKRFSLVTFVDSPGLVDGDMKYPFDVDQVILWLGELCDLILVFFDPMGQALCKRTLNIVESLNEAHGDRLHFYLSKADEAGGESDRQRVMMQIVQELCKRPGLNKCGFDMPTIYIPNPNKPSRCVNQIEEVCRTIEKTINQTVQNTLNALEKDCEVISEAITETLSSDRQMTSQNRRARCKSCFLTLLGFSIPMALMALLVLGALSKELLEVALGKQGKETLSLYLTPIVKVFDSLSVEQQLYSCGGLILFSFLMLLIARFSFRTKQTLSGKQKRQLQEKLEYVQEVVKTKKKKLYEDYLRQSVSDHDMDL; encoded by the exons ATGTCGGGGAAAATCAAGAGCAGAAGTGCTGCTAACGCTGAAGCGTTATCTGGTGGAGCTTCCAGCGATGAGCGGATCCTCCGGGATTGTCATCAGCTGTACGCGGATCCCAGCAGCG GTTTGATCACAGTGGCTGAATCAGTTGGTGTTAAGTTGTTGCCCCCCAGGAAGAAAATCACAGTGATGCTGATGGGAAACCACTCTGCTGGGAAAAGCTCATTCATCAACTG gtATGTGGAGGAGCACATACAGCGCACTGGTGTAGCTATAGAGACTCAAGGCTTCAGCTTCGTTACAAGTGGACGAAAGAGAGAGTCTCTCACA GGCAACGCCACCCTTCATTTATATCCTCATTTCAAACCGCTGCAAGAGTTTAAAG GTGTTTCTGAGTACTTGAGCACAGAAATCTGTACGTCACGACAGAAGCGCTTCAGCCTGGTGACGTTTGTGGATTCCCCCGGCCTTGTGGATGGGGACATGAAGTATCCCTTTGATGTGGACCAAGTGATTCTTTGGCTAG gtgaactctgtgacctgatCCTGGTCTTCTTTGATCCAATGGGTCAGGCTCTGTGCAAGCGCACCCTCAACATTGTGGAGAGCCTGAATGAAGCACACGGGGATCGGTTGCATTTTTACCTGAGCAAGGCGGACGAGGCTGGGGGAGAGTCAGACAGACAG AGAGTCATGATGCAGATTGTCCAGGAGCTCTGCAAGCGACCAGGACTCAATAAATGTGGTTTTGACATGCCCACCATCTACATTCCCAATCCCAACAAG CCCAGTCGCTGTGTCAACCAGATTGAGGAGGTTTGTCGCACCATTGAGAAAACCATCAACCAGACGGTCCAAAACACACTGAATGCTCTGGAGAAGGACTGTGAGGTCATCAGTGAAGCCATCACAGAAACCTTAAGCAGTGACCG GCAGATGACTTCTCAGAACCGGCGAGCGCGTTGTAAGAGCTGCTTCCTGACTCTGCTGGGTTTCAGCATCCCAATGGCCTTGATGGCCTTACTGGTGCTGGGCGCCCTGTCCAAGGAGCTGCTGGAGGTGGCTTTAGGCAAACAGGGCAAAGAGACCCTGTCCCTCTACCTG ACGCCCATAGTGAAGGTATTTGACTCGCTGTCTGTGGAGCAGCAGCTGTACAGCTGTGGAGGActcattcttttttctttcctcatGCTCCTCATCGCACGCTTCTCCTTCAG aaccaaacaaacactgtcaggaaaacaaaaaaggcaacTCCAGGAGAAGCTCGAGTACGTCCAGGAAGTAGTCAAGACCAAAAAG AAAAAGCTGTATGAAGACTATTTACGTCAAAGCGTCAGCGACCACGACATGGACCTGTGA
- the rabep2 gene encoding rab GTPase-binding effector protein 2 isoform X2: MTVLQCLCLCSTTFSYSGGPRSLKSLFWGSWTKKINGKKGRMDAEVTSNDSSTLPTATLTEGGALASMDRTQNPPGEQEAASEGEGPSLLTEGFFSLRNCDSASLSSFSLDTPSLPRRLHAQEDTDSLVSTGTLVPEAIYLPPAGHRLVTHSDWDALNTQLSELRGEVSRVQAEKEDLEKELDTQTNHTHKQVSMLQSQVQASESLLQDLQKSFSQSQNALQNRLAELSLSQKKMCTELSRLKGQDVEEETPEMSSAYSATLHGSHCEERLRIEIVNLREQLDTRTEENEVLEVQFSSLKVEMEKVQAQLDQSQAELLGCRTEMEALRVALAHVQGTNKSLSSDKAALQQQCLELRSQVISLRSQVDTSQAVQRDFVQLSQSLQVKLELIRQSESLEQVRNILEEQLGQVGSSAADIS, translated from the exons atgactgttcttcaatgtttatgtctgtgttcaaccaccttcagctacagcgGGGGTCCTCGGTCTCTGaaatctttattttgggggtcgtggactaaaaag ATCAATGGAAAGAAAGGCAGGATGGATGCAGAAGTCACCTCTAATGACTCCTCAACATTGCCCACTGCCACACTGACTGAAGGCGGGGCTTTGGCGTCCATGGATAGGACGCAGAACCCCCCGGGGGAGCAGGAGGCTGCATCCGAGGGCGAGGGGCCTTCTCTTCTGACAGAGGGCTTTTTCTCTCTGCGTAACTGCGACTCAGCATCCTTGTCCTCCTTCTCCCTGGACACTCCGTCTTTGCCCAGAAGACTTCACGCACAGGAAGACACGGACTCCCTGGTTTCCACAGGAACGTTGGTGCCTGAAGCCATTTACCTGCCACCAGCTGGACACCGACTGGTCACGCACAGTGACTGGGATGCACTTAATACTCAG TTGTCGGAGCTGCGGGGAGAAGTGAGCCGCGTGCAGGCAGAGAAGGAGGATCTGGAGAAAGAGCTGGACACACAgaccaaccacacacacaaacag GTATCTATGCTCCAGTCTCAGGTGCAAGCATCAGAGAGCCTCCTTCAAGATTTACAGAAATcattcagccaatcacagaatGCTCTACAAAACCGCCTG GCAGAGTTGTCCTTGTCTCAGAAGAAGATGTGCACAGAGCTATCAAGACTGAAAGGACAAGACGTTGAAGAAGAAACACCAGAAATGAGCTCGGCCTACTCTGCAACCCTGCAT GGGTCGCACTGCGAGGAGCGTCTTCGTATTGAAATAGTCAACCTGAGGGAGCAGCTGGATACGCGGACAGAGGAGAACG AAGTGTTAGAGG TGCAGTTTTCCAGTTTGAAGGTGGAGATGGAGAAGGTCCAGGCTCAGTTGGACCAATCACAGGCTGAGCTGCTGGGTTGCCGCACTGAAATGGAGGCCCTGCGCGTGGCGCTCGCTCACGTACAGGGCACCAACAAATCCCTCAGCAGCGACAAA GCAGCCCTGCAGCAGCAGTGCCTCGAGCTGAGGAGCCAGGTGATCAGTCTGCGCTCTCAGGTGGACACCAGCCAGGCCGTGCAGAGGGACTTTGTTCAGCTCTCTCAGTCGCTGCAG GTGAAGCTGGAGTTGATCCGACAGTCAGAGAGTCTGGAGCAGGTCAGGAACATCTTAGAGGAGCAACTGGGCCAAGTGGGATCCTCAGCTGCTGACATTTCATGA
- the nudt9 gene encoding ADP-ribose pyrophosphatase, mitochondrial isoform X1 — protein sequence MVALVRRRNWTGSLRLTLTFLGLPYVCTAAVSRPALSCSSAPFIKTTTSPIGSSWCSFHTASVNTMPSVALPHVKARCPLYPGSKTQRLPVPDDKVDWNKSWPQYNPVNYTDPSVLKKPVWADPDIGSFSPAFNTVDSGVDRTSFEGKYKVESGKPLNPRGRTGVMGRGLLGRWGPNHAADPIVTRWKVDAKGAKILHSVSKRPILQFVSIKRKDCGEWAIPGGMVDPGELVSLTLQREFSEEALNSLCVPPAERGKIQERINKLFKSSGFQIYKGYVDDPRNTDNAWMETVAVNFHDDSGNSVSELPLQAGDDAGQVKWVDVDSSVALYASHSHFLELVAKERKAHW from the exons ACCTGCTCTCTCCTGCTCATCTGCACCCTTCATAAAAACCACTACGTCTCCTATTGGTTCCAGTTGGTGTAGCTTTCACACAGCTAGTGTCAACACCATGCCATCAGTGGCTCTTCCTCACGTAAAGGCCAGGTGTCCACTGTATCCAGGGTCCAAAACCCAGCGTCTGCCTGTGCCTGATGATAAAGTGGACTGGAATAAGAGCTGGCCCCAGTACAATCCAGTCAACTACACCGACCCTTCAGTTCTAAAGAAGCCAGTATGGGCAGATCCTGATATtgg ctctttttctCCTGCGTTCAACACTGTTGACAGCGGTGTTGACCGGACAAGCTTTGAGGGCAAATACAAAGTGGAATCTGGAAAGCCATT AAATCCTCGTGGACGGACAGGAGTGATGGGCAGAGGTTTACTCGGGCGATGGGGGCCCAATCATGCTGCAGACCCCATAGTCACCAG GTGGAAAGTGGATGCCAAAGGAGCAAAGATACTTCACTCTGTGTCCAAACGCCCCATTCTGCAGTTTGTGTCCATAAAGAGGAAAGACTGTGGAGAGTGGGCCATTCCTGGG GGCATGGTTGATCCCGGGGAGCTCGTCTCTCTCACTCTGCAGCGAGAATTCTCAGAAGAAGCGCTGAACTCGCTGTGTGTGCCGCCGGCAGAGAGGGGAAAAATCCAGGAGCGTATCAACAAACTCTTCAAATCATCAGGATTTCAA ATCTATAAAGGTTACGTTGACGATCCTAGAAACACCGACAACGCCTGGATGGAGACAGTTGCTGTTAACTTTCATGATGATTCAG GAAACAGTGTGAGTGAGCTGCCTTTGCAAGCTGGTGACGATGCTGGACAAGTCAAATGGGTTGACGTTGACTCGTCTGTTGCTCTCTATGCGAGCCACTCCCACTTTCTGGAGCTTGTTGCCAAAGAAAGGAAAGCCCACTGGTAG
- the nudt9 gene encoding ADP-ribose pyrophosphatase, mitochondrial isoform X3 codes for MVALVRRRNWTGSLRLTLTFLGLPYVCTAAVSRPALSCSSAPFIKTTTSPIGSSWCSFHTASVNTMPSVALPHVKARCPLYPGSKTQRLPVPDDKVDWNKSWPQYNPVNYTDPSVLKKPVWADPDIGNPRGRTGVMGRGLLGRWGPNHAADPIVTRWKVDAKGAKILHSVSKRPILQFVSIKRKDCGEWAIPGGMVDPGELVSLTLQREFSEEALNSLCVPPAERGKIQERINKLFKSSGFQIYKGYVDDPRNTDNAWMETVAVNFHDDSGNSVSELPLQAGDDAGQVKWVDVDSSVALYASHSHFLELVAKERKAHW; via the exons ACCTGCTCTCTCCTGCTCATCTGCACCCTTCATAAAAACCACTACGTCTCCTATTGGTTCCAGTTGGTGTAGCTTTCACACAGCTAGTGTCAACACCATGCCATCAGTGGCTCTTCCTCACGTAAAGGCCAGGTGTCCACTGTATCCAGGGTCCAAAACCCAGCGTCTGCCTGTGCCTGATGATAAAGTGGACTGGAATAAGAGCTGGCCCCAGTACAATCCAGTCAACTACACCGACCCTTCAGTTCTAAAGAAGCCAGTATGGGCAGATCCTGATATtgg AAATCCTCGTGGACGGACAGGAGTGATGGGCAGAGGTTTACTCGGGCGATGGGGGCCCAATCATGCTGCAGACCCCATAGTCACCAG GTGGAAAGTGGATGCCAAAGGAGCAAAGATACTTCACTCTGTGTCCAAACGCCCCATTCTGCAGTTTGTGTCCATAAAGAGGAAAGACTGTGGAGAGTGGGCCATTCCTGGG GGCATGGTTGATCCCGGGGAGCTCGTCTCTCTCACTCTGCAGCGAGAATTCTCAGAAGAAGCGCTGAACTCGCTGTGTGTGCCGCCGGCAGAGAGGGGAAAAATCCAGGAGCGTATCAACAAACTCTTCAAATCATCAGGATTTCAA ATCTATAAAGGTTACGTTGACGATCCTAGAAACACCGACAACGCCTGGATGGAGACAGTTGCTGTTAACTTTCATGATGATTCAG GAAACAGTGTGAGTGAGCTGCCTTTGCAAGCTGGTGACGATGCTGGACAAGTCAAATGGGTTGACGTTGACTCGTCTGTTGCTCTCTATGCGAGCCACTCCCACTTTCTGGAGCTTGTTGCCAAAGAAAGGAAAGCCCACTGGTAG
- the nudt9 gene encoding ADP-ribose pyrophosphatase, mitochondrial isoform X2, with protein sequence MVALVRRRNWTGSLRLTLTFLGLPYVCTAAVSSWCSFHTASVNTMPSVALPHVKARCPLYPGSKTQRLPVPDDKVDWNKSWPQYNPVNYTDPSVLKKPVWADPDIGSFSPAFNTVDSGVDRTSFEGKYKVESGKPLNPRGRTGVMGRGLLGRWGPNHAADPIVTRWKVDAKGAKILHSVSKRPILQFVSIKRKDCGEWAIPGGMVDPGELVSLTLQREFSEEALNSLCVPPAERGKIQERINKLFKSSGFQIYKGYVDDPRNTDNAWMETVAVNFHDDSGNSVSELPLQAGDDAGQVKWVDVDSSVALYASHSHFLELVAKERKAHW encoded by the exons TTGGTGTAGCTTTCACACAGCTAGTGTCAACACCATGCCATCAGTGGCTCTTCCTCACGTAAAGGCCAGGTGTCCACTGTATCCAGGGTCCAAAACCCAGCGTCTGCCTGTGCCTGATGATAAAGTGGACTGGAATAAGAGCTGGCCCCAGTACAATCCAGTCAACTACACCGACCCTTCAGTTCTAAAGAAGCCAGTATGGGCAGATCCTGATATtgg ctctttttctCCTGCGTTCAACACTGTTGACAGCGGTGTTGACCGGACAAGCTTTGAGGGCAAATACAAAGTGGAATCTGGAAAGCCATT AAATCCTCGTGGACGGACAGGAGTGATGGGCAGAGGTTTACTCGGGCGATGGGGGCCCAATCATGCTGCAGACCCCATAGTCACCAG GTGGAAAGTGGATGCCAAAGGAGCAAAGATACTTCACTCTGTGTCCAAACGCCCCATTCTGCAGTTTGTGTCCATAAAGAGGAAAGACTGTGGAGAGTGGGCCATTCCTGGG GGCATGGTTGATCCCGGGGAGCTCGTCTCTCTCACTCTGCAGCGAGAATTCTCAGAAGAAGCGCTGAACTCGCTGTGTGTGCCGCCGGCAGAGAGGGGAAAAATCCAGGAGCGTATCAACAAACTCTTCAAATCATCAGGATTTCAA ATCTATAAAGGTTACGTTGACGATCCTAGAAACACCGACAACGCCTGGATGGAGACAGTTGCTGTTAACTTTCATGATGATTCAG GAAACAGTGTGAGTGAGCTGCCTTTGCAAGCTGGTGACGATGCTGGACAAGTCAAATGGGTTGACGTTGACTCGTCTGTTGCTCTCTATGCGAGCCACTCCCACTTTCTGGAGCTTGTTGCCAAAGAAAGGAAAGCCCACTGGTAG